One stretch of Hemibagrus wyckioides isolate EC202008001 linkage group LG01, SWU_Hwy_1.0, whole genome shotgun sequence DNA includes these proteins:
- the pck2 gene encoding phosphoenolpyruvate carboxykinase [GTP], mitochondrial, producing the protein MSSLLVGSLKRWDVLGAAVGVRSLASVPSLPKAVAEFVSDAVAECKPARVHVVTGTAQETSDILAGLEKEGMVKKLPKYENCWLARTDPKDVARVESKTVIVTKHQRDTVPIPSNGVKSQLGSWMSESDFQKAREERFPGSMSGRTMYVIPFSMGPVNSSLAKFGVQLTDSPYVVASMGIMTRMGTPVLEKLAEGAEFVRCQHSLGRPLPLKAPLINQWPCNPDKVLISHLPDSRQILSFGSGYGGNSLLGKKCFALRIASRIAKDEGWLAEHMLILGITNPQGVKRYIAAAFPSACGKTNLAMMKPTLPGWKVECVGDDIAWMKFDSQGKLRAINPENGFFGVAPGTSMKTNPYAMETISKNTIFTNVGETSDGGVWWEGLEPPAPGISLNDWHGNLWKPGDSKPCAHPNSRFCTPAAQCPIMDPMWESDEGVPIDAIVFGGRRPEGVPLVYESFNWRHGVFVGAAMRSESTAAAEHKGKVVMHDPFAMRPFFGYNFGDYLSHWLSMETRKGPTQLPKIFHVNWFRRDPQTKSFLWPGFGENSRVLEWIFRRCERTSEDEAARKSAIGWLPQEGAINTQGLSDKVDMEALFDVPKPFWQKEVQEIKAYFTQQVGVDLPKQLEAELQALEERVRD; encoded by the exons ATGTCGTCTCTGTTGGTTGGGAGTCTGAAAAG ATGGGATGTTTTGGGAGCCGCAGTCGGGGTTCGCTCGCTGGCCAGCGTCCCCTCTCTCCCCAAAGCCGTGGCTGAGTTCGTGTCGGACGCCGTGGCTGAATGCAAACCGGCTCGAGTGCACGTGGTGACCGGCACGGCCCAGGAGACCTCGGACATCCTGGCCGGCTTGGAAAAAGAAGGCATGGTGAAAAAGTTACCCAAGTATGAGAACTG CTGGCTGGCTCGTACCGACCCGAAAGACGTGGCTCGTGTGGAGAGCAAGACGGTGATCGTCACTAAGCATCAGAGAGACACGGTTCCCATCCCCAGCAACGGCGTGAAGAGTCAGCTGGGCAGCTGGATGAGCGAGAGTGATTTCCAGAAAGCCAGAGAGGAACGATTCCCTGGCAGCATGTCAG GTCGGACCATGTACGTGATCCCATTCAGCATGGGTCCGGTGAACTCCTCTCTAGCAAAGTTTGGCGTTCAGTTGACGGATTCTCCGTATGTAGTGGCCAGCATGGGAATAATGACCCGCATGGGTACGCCGGTCCTGGAGAAACTGGCGGAGGGGGCGGAGTTTGTTCGTTGCCAGCACTCGTTGGGTCGACCTCTGCCACTTAAAG CTCCTTTGATAAATCAGTGGCCTTGCAATCCAGACAAGGTGCTGATCTCCCATCTCCCGGATAGCAGGCAGATCCTGTCATTCGGAAGCGGCTACGGCGGGAATTCCCTGCTGGGAAAGAAGTGTTTTGCGCTCCGTATTGCCTCTCGTATTGCCAAAGATGAAGGCTGGCTAGCTGAACATATGCTG ATTCTGGGAATCACGAATCCTCAGGGTGTGAAGCGGTACATTGCGGCTGCTTTCCCAAGTGCTTGTGGCAAAACCAACCTGGCTATGATGAAGCCGACGCTGCCAGGTTGGAaggtggagtgtgtgggagacgatattgCCTGGATGAAGTTCGACAGTCAGG GTAAACTCAGAGCCATCAACCCGGAGAACGGCTTCTTCGGTGTAGCTCCTGGTACATCTATGAAGACCAACCCTTATGCCATGGAAACCATTTCAAAGAACACGATATTCACAAACGTGGGCGAGACAAGTGACGGCGGCGTTTGGTGGGAGGGTCTCGAACCGCCGGCGCCTGGAATCTCTCTGAATGACTGGCATGGAAATTTATGGAAGCCTG GTGATTCCAAACCGTGTGCACACCCCAACTCGAGGTTCTGTACCCCCGCCGCCCAGTGTCCCATCATGGACCCCATGTGGGAGAGCGACGAAGGAGTGCCAATTGACGCCATCGTATTTGGTGGCCGGAGACCAGAAG GAGTGCCGCTAGTGTATGAATCGTTCAACTGGCGACATGGAGTGTTTGTTGGTGCTGCCATGAGATCGGAATCCACAGCAGCTGCAGAACATAAAG GTAAAGTGGTCATGCACGACCCCTTCGCTATGCGTCCGTTCTTCGGCTACAACTTTGGCGACTACCTGAGCCACTGGCTGAGCATGGAGACGAGGAAGGGACCCACGCAGCTTCCCAAGATCTTCCACGTCAACTGGTTCCGGAGAGATCCGCAGACCAAGTCCTTCCTGTGGCCCGGCTTCGGAGAGAACTCCCGAGTGCTCGAATGGATCTTCCGCCGCTGCGAACGCACCAGCGAGGACGAGGCGGCCAGAAAAAGCGCCATAGGATGGTTGCCTCAAGAGGGCGCCATCAACACACAAGGCCTGAGCGATAAAGTCGATATGGAGGCGCTTTTTGACGTTCCTAAACCTTTCTGGCAAAAAGAAGTCCAAGAGATAAAAGCCTACTTCACACAGCAGGTGGGCGTCGACCTGCCCAAGCAGCTAGAGGCGGAGCTACAGGCTCTCGAGGAGAGAGTCAGGGATTGA
- the psme1 gene encoding proteasome activator complex subunit 1 — protein sequence MTSLDMSPASKKEVDGFTKKLTREAEQLISTFFPQKIAEMDNLLQVSLVLEDLSTLRAPLDIPIPDPAKEELKRKKKEEKKAKEGKKSEDKEEEEAGPPCGPIASNEKVDNLIKAIKPHIQTLKENLNTVSMWVQLQIPRIEDGNNFGVAVQEKVFELLTNTRTKIEGFQTQITKYYSERGDAVAKASKTPHVGDYRQLVHELDLHQYCELRIVVLEIRNTYAILFDVISKNYDKIKKPRGDCKALIY from the exons ATGACTTCCTTAGACATGAGCCCTGCGTCGAAAAAAGAG GTTGATGGGTTTACCAAGAAACTCACCAGAGAG gcaGAGCAACTCATCTCAACTTTCTTCCCTCAGAAGATTGCAGAAATGGACAACCTGCTCCAG GTCTCACTGGTTCTGGAAGACCTTTCTACTCTCAGAGCTCCGCTGGACATCCCGATCCCAGACCCTGCCAAAGAGGAGCttaagagaaagaagaaagaagag aAGAAAGCAAAGGAGGGAAAGAAATCTGAagacaaagaggaagaagaag CTGGACCTCCCTGTGGCCCCATAGCCAGTAACGAGAAAGTGGACAATCTCATTAAAGCCATAAAACCCCACATTCAGACGCTGAAGGAAAACCTTAATACA GTGTCCATGTGGGTACAACTACAGATCCCCAGGATCGAGGATGGGAACAACTTTGGCGTTGCCGTGCAG GAAAAGGTATTCGAGCTGCTGACCAACACCCGCACCAAGATCGAAGGATTCCAGACACAGATCACAAA GTATTACAGCGAGAGAGGAGATGCTGTGGCCAAGGCTTCCAAAACGCCACATGTG GGTGATTACAGACAACTGGTTCACGAGTTGGATCTGCACCAGTACTGTGAGCTGCGCATCGTGGTTCTGGAGATCCGCAATACATAC GCCATCCTTTTCGATGTCATCAGCAAGAACTACGACAAGATCAAGAAGCCCAGAGGAGACTGTAAAGCGCTTATCTACTGA